The following are from one region of the Pseudomonadota bacterium genome:
- a CDS encoding carboxyltransferase domain-containing protein, producing MTPPTSLDARPDWRAVPLGDGALHIEFGRTAKPAFQHRARALSRALGEADLPGLLDHLPSYAAVLVRYDPDRLAHGDLLAAVAELISRADTGTTAGTAWRVPVCYDPAVAEDIGEAADVLGISVDALVRAHTGTRFEIALYGFAPGWAYLAGCPDSLNLPRREKPRPPTPDDAVMIAGGQAMITARAMPTGWYVIGRIAQPTLQLEADPPVCFDVGDSVQFDAVGLDDWRALYARACAGERVATPL from the coding sequence ATGACCCCTCCCACCTCACTGGACGCCCGACCGGACTGGCGAGCCGTGCCCCTCGGCGACGGGGCATTGCACATCGAATTCGGCCGCACCGCCAAACCGGCGTTTCAGCACCGAGCACGCGCCTTGTCGCGCGCGCTCGGCGAGGCCGACCTGCCCGGCCTGCTCGACCACTTGCCGAGCTACGCAGCGGTGTTGGTGCGCTACGACCCTGACCGCCTGGCGCACGGTGACCTGCTCGCCGCCGTGGCGGAACTGATCAGCCGTGCCGACACCGGCACGACCGCGGGCACGGCCTGGCGCGTACCCGTCTGCTACGACCCTGCCGTCGCCGAGGACATCGGCGAGGCGGCAGACGTCCTCGGCATCAGTGTCGACGCGCTCGTGCGCGCCCACACAGGCACCCGCTTCGAGATTGCACTCTACGGTTTCGCCCCGGGGTGGGCCTACCTCGCCGGCTGCCCCGACAGCCTGAACCTGCCGCGGCGTGAGAAACCGCGCCCACCGACGCCGGACGACGCGGTGATGATCGCCGGGGGTCAGGCCATGATCACCGCCCGCGCGATGCCCACCGGCTGGTATGTCATCGGTCGCATCGCGCAGCCGACACTGCAGCTCGAGGCAGACCCACCGGTGTGTTTCGACGTCGGCGACAGCGTGCAATTCGACGCCGTGGGCCTCGATGACTGGCGCGCGCTCTACGCCCGCGCTTGCGCCGGTGAACGTGTGGCGAC